Proteins encoded in a region of the Pieris rapae chromosome 10, ilPieRapa1.1, whole genome shotgun sequence genome:
- the LOC110993996 gene encoding cytochrome c oxidase assembly protein COX20, mitochondrial — MDTVVKSMLEEDAEEEKQGLVLFGRDLSKIPCFRESFFYGIVSGVGVGFGSFMKTSKPMLSQHIGFGTFTMSTLIYWSYCRWQWSKQRFDADLLQEAVKNKIKYEGTIVEKELESKGILKSA, encoded by the exons aTGGATACGGTTGTTAAAAGTATGTTAGAAGAAGATGCAGAGGAAGAAAAACAG ggTTTGGTATTATTTGGTAgagatttatcaaaaataccTTGTTTTCGAGAAAGCTTTTTCTATGGAATAGTATCGGGAGTTGGTGTAGGGTTTGGATCATTTATGAAGACATCTAAACCCATGTTATCACAGCATATTGGATTTGGCACATTTACTATGTCCACACTTATATACTGGTCCTATTGTAGATGGCAGTGGTCTAAACAAAGGTTTGATGCAGACTTACTTCAAGAagctgttaaaaataaaattaaatatgaaggAACAATTGTTGAAAAAGAATTAGAAAGTAAAGGTATTCTTAAATCAGCATAA
- the LOC110994009 gene encoding xanthine dehydrogenase: MNVEDFLPRDKATKLVFFVNGKKVIEPQPDPEWTLLWYLRKKLHLTGTKYGCGEGGCGACTVMISQYIRDLDRIKHFSVNACLMPLCAVHGMAVTTVEGIGSTEDKLHPVQERIAKAHGSQCGFCTPGIVMSMYALLRTKNIIDYNDIDAALQGNLCRCTGYRPIIEGFKTFMEEWEYQYDVQSDGKQNKSPCMMGKDCCRVNNGENKENESRLFNKSEFTPYSPSQEPIFPPELKVNSNEYDSILTFFRTSNMAWIRPVTVEELLVLKKQFPNSKLVAGNTEVGVEVKFKKMVYPILISPLLLKELNFIRLTEEGIEIGAATTLTEVMSFMTDFITKDKERGKTFDAIKDMLHWFAGTQIRNTASLVGNIITASPISDLNPILLASSASLIVKSLDRGERKVLIDSSFFKGYRKVDLSDDEVVLSVQIPFTNKDQCIKAYKQAKRREDDISIVTTAFYIEFEKDNLNIVDAKLCFGGMAPTTVCAIKTSNLMKHKSWDEDLLTSVFDSLTEEFQLDSSVPGGMAEYRKSLCLSLFFRFYLHVLETRSINGTRPSNYNLSGSNQIAALHPKSSQCFEIKNNSRNVYDAVGKPIVHMSALKQATGEAIYCDDLPPMEEELYLVLVFSKESHAKIKSIDASQALSMPGVVAFFSASDITKGHNKMGAVVKDEEVFAEDIVTSRSCVIGAVVAKTEQIARKAKELVSITYEKLEPVIVTIEDAIAHGSYFPDTYRELVHGDVSESFKQSEQIKDGYVRLGAQEHFYLETVSAFAVRKEDELEIICSSQNPAEVALTVSEVLNVPHHKVCAKAKRLGGGFGGKETRPMILIGPVAVAAYRLKKPVRGVLDRDEDMQGSGYRHPCLIKYKVGFDNSGKIKGALFDVYANGGNYSDISSSMLERLMTHLDNCCNIPNVQINLNLCKTNTPSNTAFRGFGAPQAMFATENMLRDIATALNKDYEDIFNVNMYREGDFTFYDQELIHCTVSRCWSECIESSNYWQRKKEVEEFNRSNRWKKKGITVLPTKYGISFQIDVLMQGGALILVYTDGSVLLSIGGVEMGQGLFTKMIQVASRVLEIDVSRIHISEMSTDKVPNSSPTAASVSSDLYGMAVLNACTTIKQRLEPIKAKNPEGKWEDWVSTAYVERVSLSATGFYASPKIEFDRDTNSGRLFEYFTFGVACSEVIIDCLTGDHQVLRTDIVMDLGESLNPAIDIGQIEGGFMQGYGLFTMEEMLYSPTGEILSRGPGAYKIPGFSDIPKEFNVSLLKGAPNPRAVYSSKAVGEPPLFLAASVFFAIKEAIKSARLDAGVDADFVLEAPATCARIRMACEDHITQQVKPTVKNVGRPWNVNP; the protein is encoded by the exons ATGAATGTTGAAGACTTTCTGCCGCGTGATAAGGCCACTAAATTggtgttttttgtaaatggaAAAAAG GTGATTGAACCGCAGCCAGATCCTGAATGGACGTTACTATGGTATTTGAGAAAGAAGCTCCATTTAACCGGCACCAAGTATGGCTGCGGAGAAGGTGGCTGCGGCGCCTGCACAGTTATGATATCGCAATACATCAGAGATTTGGATCGAATCAA ACACTTCTCAGTCAATGCATGTTTGATGCCGTTATGTGCAGTACATGGAATGGCGGTTACAACAGTCGAAGGGATCGGTTCAACCGAGGATAAGTTACATCCGGTGCAAGAAAGAATAGCTAAAGCACACGGTTCACAGTGTGGCTTTTGTACACCTGGAATTGTGATGTCAATGTATGCGTTACTCaggacaaaaaatataatcgatTATAACGATATAGACGCAGCCTTACAGGGAAATCTCTGCAGATGTACCGGATATAGACCTATCATAGAAGGATTTAAAACGTTCATGGAGGAATGGGAGTATCAGTATGATGTACAATCTGACGGGAAACAAAATAAGTCCCCTTGTATGATGGGAAAAGACTGCTGCCGCGTTAATAATGGAGAAAACAAGGAAAATGAATCTAGACTCTTTAACAAATCAGAGTTTACACCATATAGTCCAAGTCAAGAGCCAATTTTTCCTCCCGAATTAAAGGTCAATAGCAACGAATATGATTCGATTTTAACATTCTTCAGAACTTCCAACATGGCATGGATTCGACCTGTGACAGTTGAGGAATTGcttgtattaaagaaacagtTCCCGAACAGTAAACTCGTTGCCGGGAACACCGAAGTTGGCGTGgaagtaaaatttaagaaaatggtTTATCCAATACTGATATCAccgttattattaaaagaattgaATTTCATACGACTTACAGAAGAAGGCATAGAAATTGGTGCTGCTACAACATTAACTGAAGTTATGTCATTTATGACAGATTTTATCACGAAAGATAAAGAGAGGGGGAAAACTTTTGACGCCATTAAAGATATGTTGCACTGGTTTGCTGGgactcaaattcgcaatacgGCATCTTTggtaggaaatattattacagcGAGTCCCATTTCGGATTTGAATCCTATACTGTTGGCATCGTCAGCATCACTTATTGTAAAAAGTCTAGATCGAGGTGAgagaaaagttttaattgacAGCAGTTTCTTTAAAGGATATAGAAAAGTAGATCTTAGTGATGATGaggttgtgttatctgtacaAATACCTTTCACAAACAAAGATCAATGTATAAAAGCATATAAACAAGCAAAACGAAGAGAAGACGATATTTCTATTGTTACGACagctttttatattgaatttgaaaagGATAACTTAAACATAGTAGATGCAAAGTTATGCTTTGGGGGTATGGCTCCTACCACAGTATGTGCTATAAAAACGTCTAACTTAATGAAACATAAAAGTTGGGACGAAGATCTCCTAACATCCGTTTTCGATTCTTTAACTGAAGAATTTCAGTTAGACAGCTCAGTTCCGGGAGGAATGGCTGAATACAGAAAATCGCTCTGCCTTAGTCTTTTTTTCAGATTCTACTTACATGTATTAGAAACAAGAAGTATTAATGGTACAAGGccaagtaattataatttgtctgGAAGTAATCAAATTGCTGCTCTTCATCCTAAAAGTTCACAATGTTttgagataaaaaataattctcgaAATGTGTATGATGCCGTTGGAAAACCGATTGTTCATATGTCCGCTCTCAAACAAGCTACTGGAGAAGCAATATACTGTGATGATCTTCCACCGATGGAAGAAGAGCTTTACTTAGTTTTGGTGTTTAGTAAAGAATCTCACgctaaaattaaatctatagaTGCAAGTCAGGCTTTGTCAATGCCAGGTGTGGTTGCTTTTTTTTCGGCATCAGATATAACAAAGGGTCATAATAAAATGGGTGCAGTAGTAAAAGATGAAGAAGTTTTTGCTGAAGATATTGTTACAAGTCGATCTTGTGTCATAGGAGCTGTTGTAGCTAAAACTGAGCAAATAGCGAGAAAAGCAAAAGAGCTAGTATCAATAACGTATGAAAAGCTAGAGCCAGTTATAGTAACTATAGAAGATGCTATAGCTCATGGATCCTACTTCCCTGACACATATAGAGAACTTGTCCATGGCGATGTAAGTGAATCTTTCAAACAATCGGAACAAATAAAAGATGGCTATGTAAGACTCGGTGCACAAGAACATTTCTATTTAGAAACTGTATCGGCGTTTGCCGTGAGGAAAGAAGATGAACTAGAAATTATCTGCAGTTCACAAAATCCTGCCGAAGTTGCG CTCACAGTTTCAGAGGTTTTAAATGTACCACATCACAAAGTTTGCGCCAAAGCTAAACGCCTGGGTGGTGGTTTTGGCGGTAAAGAAACAAGACCTATGATACTTATAGGACCAGTGGCGGTAGCCGCTTATCGTTTGAAAAAACCGGTTAGAGGTGTCTTAGATCGAGATGAGGATATGCAAGGATCAGGATATAGGCATCCATgcttgataaaatataaagtaggaTTTGACAACAGCGGAAAAATCAAGGGTGCTCTGTTTGATGTTTATGCCAATGGAGGAAATTATTCTGATATATCTAGCTCG ATGTTGGAGAGGCTTATGACGCATCTTGATAACTGTTGTAATATACCCAATGTCCAGATAAACCTTAACTTGTGTAAGACAAATACTCCCTCCAATACAGCGTTTAGAGGTTTCGGCGCACCTCAGGCCATGTTTGCTACAGAAAATATGCTAAGAGATATAGCAACAGCATTAAACAAAGATTATGAAGatattttcaatgtaaatatgtaCCGCGAAGGAGATTTTACTTTCTACGATCAAGAACTAATACATTGCACCGTATCTAGATGTTGGTCCGAGTGTATTGAATCCTCAAATTATTGGCAGAGAAAGAAAGAAGTTGAAGAGTTTAATAG aTCGAATCGTTGGAAAAAGAAGGGAATCACCGTTCTACCAACAAAATATGGAATATCGTTTCAAATTGATGTATTAATGCAGGGAGGTGCATTAATATTGGTATACACAGACGGTTCAGTGCTGTTATCCATCGGAGGCGTGGAAATGGGACAAGGACTCTTCACTAAAATGATACAGGTAGCATCGCGCGTCTTAGAAATCGATGTCTCCAGAATTCACATCAGCGAAATGTCAACAGACAAAGTCCCAAACAGTTCTCCAACAGCGGCTAGTGTCAGTTCAGATTTATATGGAATGGCCGTATTAAATGCGTGCACAACTATCAAACAACGTTTGGAACCAATCAAAGCGAAGAATCCAGAAGGTAAATGGGAAGATTGGGTCAGTACTGCGTATGTTGAGCGAGTCAGTTTGTCTGCTACTGGCTTCTATGCCTCTCCGAAAATAGAATTTGACCGAGACACAAATTCTGGTCGCCTATTTGAGTATTTCACATTTGGAGTCGCTTGTTCCGAGGTTATCATCGACTGCTTGACTGGAGATCACCAGGTGCTGCGTACTGATATCGTCATGGACCTTGGGGAGAGTCTTAACCCAGCGATAGATATAGGTCAAATTGAAGGAGGCTTCATGCAAGGATATGGTCTATTCACAATGGAAGAAATGTTATATTCACCAACAGGTGAAATCCTGTCACGTGGCCCTGGGGCATACAAAATCCCGGGTTTCTCTGATATACCAAAAGAGTTTAACGTGTCGTTACTGAAGGGCGCTCCAAATCCACGTGCTGTGTACTCATCAAag GCAGTAGGTGAGCCACCATTGTTCCTGGCTGCCTCCGTTTTCTTCGCGATAAAGGAGGCTATCAAATCAGCACGTTTAGATGCAGGTGTCGATGCAGATTTCGTATTGGAAGCGCCGGCTACCTGCGCCCGAATCAGAATGGCGTGTGAAGACCACATCACCCAACAG GTTAAACCAACTGTAAAAAATGTCGGACGACCGTGGAATGTAAATCCGTAG